Proteins encoded by one window of Rutidosis leptorrhynchoides isolate AG116_Rl617_1_P2 chromosome 7, CSIRO_AGI_Rlap_v1, whole genome shotgun sequence:
- the LOC139859059 gene encoding F-box protein At5g03100-like yields MNTKDDRLSSLSDDLVIKILSYNNDTKQAVRTSILSSRWKTIWKSIPLFDLSSDYFTSRPHEVTRYLSSRNNEIELSSVELSVGEFSQAFVKTVVDYAFSHNVQKMTIIWSGGWHNKIPNFLFMSRSLKDLTFISTTRYLNQPEIKSSMDLPALTSLHLENVILDNQNPDEYGGLFSKFLNLKNLTLFKCSIHDHNPFISLSEFSNLTPENGLYSFANVVAPHLKNLTVVDCQGRLKVYAPELSSLMYEVPCFENFIANGVSCLERVDFYMCPYEEDDGDAIIKILQQFHNVKYLTIGLEIVEILKSYVDELSDLPSSFGKLMSLKIFPRKEKGKKKVKIPRQVKNFFLGASPNAVVSIYSRKEVKTLKDATSAQKILPKLQGFQWFLLSVILYATIIWFFGAMLHILDGYVIRLSNM; encoded by the exons ATGAATACAAAAGACGATAGACTAAGCAGCTTGTCAGACGATCTCGTCATCAAAATCCTCTCTTATAACAACGACACCAAACAAGCAGTTAGAACTAGTATTCTGTCATCTAGATGGAAGACTATTTGGAAGTCAATCCCACTTTTTGATTTATCCAGTGACTATTTTACTTCAAGACCTCATGAGGTCACTCGTTATCTCTCTTCCCGCAATAATGAAATAGAGTTGTCGTCGGTTGAACTTAGTGTTGGAGAATTTAGTCAAGCGTTTGTCAAAACTGTTGTCGACTATGCCTTTTCCCACAATGTCCAAAAGATGACTATTATATGGTCGGGTGGATGGCATAACAAAATACCTAATTTTCTTTTTATGTCCCGGTCTCTCAAAGATCTCACTTTTATTAGTACTACTAGATATCTTAATCAACCTGAAATCAAATCATCTATGGACCTACCAGCGTTAACATCGTTGCATCTTGAAAATGTCATTCTTGATAACCAAAATCCTGACGAGTATGGTGGTCTTTTCTCTAAGTTCCTAAACTTGAAGAATCTTACCTTATTTAAGTGCTCCATACACGATCATAATCCTTTCATTTCACTTTCTGAATTTTCTAATCTAACGCCCGAGAATGGATTGTATTCTTTTGCTAATGTGGTTGCACCTCACCTAAAGAATCTCACTGTTGTAGACTGCCAAGGTCGTCTTAAGGTTTATGCACCAGAATTGTCCTCATTGATGTATGAAGTTCCATGTTTTGAAAACTTTATTGCAAATGGTGTGTCTTGTTTGGAGAGAGTGGATTTCTATATGTGTCCATATGAGGAAGATGATGGTGATGCAATTATTAAGATTCTTCAACAGTTCCACAATGTCAAATATCTTACGATTGGATTGGAAATCGTAGAG ATTCTTAAGTCATATGTGGACGAACTCTCGGATCTACCTTCTTCATTTGGTAAGTTAATGAGTCTCAAGATTTTTCCACGGAAGGAGAAAGGAAAAAAGAAAGTAAAGATCCCAAGACAAGTCAAAAACTTTTTTCTAGGTGCTTCTCCAAATGCCGTTGTCTCCATATACTCACGCAAG GAGGTGAAAACATTGAAGGATGCCACATCAGCACAAAAAATATTGCCCAAGTTGCAGGG GTTTCAATGGTTTTTGCTATCTGTTATCCTTTATGCAACAATCATATGGTTTTTTGGTGCTATGCTACACATCTTGGATGGTTATGTGATTCGGTTGTCTAATATGTAG